The following are from one region of the Rosistilla carotiformis genome:
- the ccoS gene encoding cbb3-type cytochrome oxidase assembly protein CcoS: MSVLFVALPLALALGAAGMIACVYCIRGGQYDDLETPAVRILIDDRDTRSKPAMDADSDRRSNPDA; encoded by the coding sequence ATGAGCGTGTTGTTTGTCGCCTTGCCGCTGGCGCTGGCCCTGGGAGCGGCTGGGATGATCGCCTGCGTGTACTGCATCCGCGGCGGACAATACGACGACTTGGAAACCCCGGCGGTAAGGATCTTGATCGACGACCGCGACACGCGATCCAAGCCTGCGATGGATGCCGATTCCGATCGTCGTTCGAATCCCGATGCCTGA
- a CDS encoding DUF6807 domain-containing protein, giving the protein MRDTRVRYAPWFLLLLVAAWPLSADEPAASKPFQLERCELIPLPDHQVDFQIDGVQRTRWHYDAKYPRPFFYPLLGPSGTSLTRMGHPGAANHDHHRSVWFAFNDVDGFTFWADGKGTSIRQKDWYAYEDGDDHAIMSSTCGWLDPEGNELMQHDLVAALIPGTAGQYALELQAEFRPGEDRDAVQLGKTNFGFLAVRVAKTLSTHFGGGQLSSSEGGVGEPEIFGKPARWVDYSGPVAVGSGSQRTTQIEGITYFDHPDNPRYPTHWHVRADGWMGASFGMHEALEITTAKPLRLRYLLFIHSGPYDQQASQKVHTEFAASQGFEIIKGQRNHRQFETRRIP; this is encoded by the coding sequence ATGCGCGACACCCGAGTTCGATATGCCCCTTGGTTCCTGTTGCTGTTAGTCGCCGCGTGGCCGTTGTCGGCAGATGAACCGGCGGCGTCGAAGCCATTTCAGCTGGAACGGTGCGAGCTGATACCGTTGCCCGATCATCAGGTCGACTTTCAAATCGATGGCGTGCAACGCACGCGCTGGCACTACGACGCCAAATATCCGCGTCCGTTCTTCTATCCGTTATTGGGTCCATCGGGAACGTCGTTGACGCGGATGGGGCATCCGGGAGCCGCGAACCACGATCACCACCGGAGCGTTTGGTTTGCCTTCAACGATGTCGACGGCTTCACGTTCTGGGCCGATGGCAAGGGAACGTCGATCCGTCAAAAAGATTGGTACGCTTACGAAGATGGCGACGACCACGCGATCATGTCGTCGACCTGCGGTTGGTTGGATCCTGAAGGGAACGAATTAATGCAGCACGATTTGGTCGCTGCGCTGATCCCGGGGACGGCGGGACAGTACGCGTTGGAACTGCAAGCGGAATTCCGGCCAGGCGAAGATCGCGACGCGGTCCAACTGGGGAAGACCAATTTTGGATTCCTCGCCGTCCGTGTCGCCAAGACACTTTCGACCCATTTCGGCGGCGGACAATTGTCCAGCAGCGAAGGAGGCGTGGGGGAGCCCGAGATTTTCGGCAAACCGGCGCGGTGGGTCGATTACAGTGGACCGGTGGCCGTCGGCAGCGGTTCGCAACGGACGACACAAATCGAAGGGATCACCTACTTCGACCATCCCGATAATCCACGCTACCCAACGCATTGGCATGTCCGTGCCGACGGTTGGATGGGGGCTTCGTTTGGGATGCACGAAGCGTTGGAGATCACGACAGCGAAGCCGCTTCGCCTGCGGTATCTGTTGTTTATCCACTCGGGCCCTTACGATCAACAAGCTTCCCAGAAGGTCCACACCGAATTCGCGGCGAGTCAAGGGTTTGAGATCATCAAGGGCCAGCGAAATCATCGGCAATTCGAGACCCGTCGCATCCCTTGA
- a CDS encoding histidine phosphatase family protein, which yields MQLYLIRHAQSANNSKPEAERVEDPEITELGHQQAAALARSLTTQKVDYLVTSGFLRTLQTTRYLAEALQAPVNVWRDLHEVGGCYRGHIPGQEQGAPGMNRDAILAEFPGVTIEDSIGAEGWWGCRPYETDDQAMQRGQQMLAQIVEQFAATQKVVVAVIHADFKVCLLRHILGQEFTQRHIGPMLNTGLTKFTFSEAGWRLDILNSITHLTNDQMS from the coding sequence ATGCAGCTCTATCTGATTCGCCATGCCCAAAGCGCGAATAACAGCAAACCCGAAGCGGAGCGTGTCGAGGATCCCGAAATCACCGAACTGGGACACCAGCAAGCCGCGGCGCTGGCGCGATCGTTGACCACTCAGAAGGTCGACTACTTAGTCACCAGCGGATTCCTGCGGACACTTCAGACAACGCGTTATTTGGCCGAAGCGTTGCAGGCGCCGGTGAATGTGTGGCGCGATTTGCACGAGGTCGGAGGCTGTTATCGTGGCCACATCCCGGGCCAGGAACAGGGAGCGCCGGGGATGAATCGGGATGCGATACTGGCTGAATTCCCTGGAGTCACGATCGAGGATTCCATTGGGGCCGAAGGTTGGTGGGGCTGCCGTCCATATGAAACCGACGACCAAGCGATGCAGCGTGGCCAACAGATGTTGGCTCAAATCGTTGAACAGTTTGCTGCCACGCAGAAGGTGGTCGTCGCAGTGATCCATGCCGATTTCAAGGTTTGTTTGCTACGACATATTCTGGGGCAGGAGTTTACCCAACGGCACATCGGCCCGATGTTGAACACGGGCTTAACGAAGTTCACGTTTTCCGAAGCTGGATGGCGATTGGATATCCTGAATTCGATCACGCACCTAACCAACGATCAGATGAGTTGA
- a CDS encoding TIGR03364 family FAD-dependent oxidoreductase: MAKTYDVAIVGAGIVGLAHAWMAASRGMKVLLVERSPVATGASIRNFGMVWPIGQPAGELHRVAMRSRELWLELAKQSRIWASTCGSLHLAHRADELAVLEEFVEQHRDGEINVRMLSARETLQRTPAANPDGLLGSMHSESELCVNPPAAIAAIPQWLHQRYGVDCEFETTICELPDGTLRASDGRHWQSERVVVCSGVDFQTLLPEVFAGTPLKICKLQMMRTVPQANGWRIGPHLASGLTLRHYRSFEGCPSLAALRQRVRDETPELDRFGIHVMASQNELGQVVLGDSHEYDTEISVFDRAEIDEWILRELRRQFVLPDWTIERRWHGFYAKHPQHAMFEVEARERVHVCVAPGGAGMTMSFGIADRFWQSIAGDRLIGSNEN; this comes from the coding sequence ATGGCCAAAACATATGATGTCGCCATCGTTGGGGCGGGGATCGTGGGGCTTGCGCACGCCTGGATGGCAGCCTCGCGTGGCATGAAAGTGTTGCTTGTCGAACGCTCTCCAGTCGCTACGGGGGCATCGATCCGCAACTTCGGAATGGTTTGGCCGATTGGGCAGCCAGCGGGGGAATTGCACCGCGTCGCCATGCGTTCGCGAGAACTTTGGTTGGAACTTGCCAAGCAGTCGAGGATTTGGGCCAGCACGTGCGGATCGCTCCATTTGGCGCACCGCGCCGATGAATTGGCGGTCCTCGAAGAGTTTGTCGAACAGCATCGCGATGGCGAGATCAATGTTCGGATGCTGAGCGCACGTGAAACCTTGCAGCGGACGCCGGCGGCGAATCCCGATGGTTTGTTGGGATCGATGCACAGCGAATCCGAGTTGTGCGTCAACCCGCCGGCCGCGATTGCCGCGATTCCCCAATGGCTGCACCAGCGTTACGGCGTCGATTGTGAATTCGAGACGACGATTTGCGAGCTGCCTGATGGAACGCTACGTGCCAGTGACGGCAGGCATTGGCAATCGGAGCGCGTGGTGGTCTGCAGCGGGGTCGATTTCCAAACCTTGCTGCCCGAGGTCTTCGCCGGGACGCCGTTAAAGATTTGCAAGTTGCAGATGATGCGAACGGTGCCTCAGGCCAATGGCTGGCGAATCGGACCGCATCTGGCCAGTGGACTCACGCTGCGTCACTACCGTTCCTTTGAAGGCTGCCCATCGCTCGCGGCATTGCGGCAGCGCGTTCGCGACGAGACACCGGAACTGGATCGCTTCGGCATCCATGTGATGGCATCGCAAAACGAATTGGGGCAGGTGGTCCTGGGGGATTCCCACGAATATGACACCGAAATAAGCGTCTTTGATCGGGCCGAAATCGACGAATGGATCCTCCGCGAACTGCGACGGCAGTTTGTCTTGCCTGACTGGACGATCGAGCGACGATGGCATGGCTTTTATGCCAAACACCCGCAGCACGCGATGTTCGAAGTCGAAGCCAGGGAACGCGTTCATGTCTGTGTTGCTCCTGGCGGAGCCGGCATGACGATGTCGTTTGGAATCGCCGACCGCTTCTGGCAATCGATCGCTGGAGACCGCCTCATCGGTAGCAATGAAAACTGA
- a CDS encoding (5-formylfuran-3-yl)methyl phosphate synthase, giving the protein MIASDSPDDADTVPLLISVRSIAEARLACRFPLAIIDFKNPSAGALGRCDDGVLEQVSQLKTRGLGFSAACGELKELRWDDFQLPAGFQFAKAGPAGISSVSTMRDAMQQFRSALPDAVTSVAVAYADHVEAQCLPAETIADLAIESRTPWLLIDTASKDGRRLLDWISAARLKDLIGRCRVHGVRTVLAGSLALGDVAPLRALQPDLFGIRGAVCEAGRRTAIDPEKIDFWCRAFPSAAGLFDQ; this is encoded by the coding sequence ATGATCGCTAGCGATTCGCCCGACGATGCCGACACGGTACCGCTGCTGATCAGTGTCCGTTCGATCGCCGAAGCGCGGCTGGCGTGCCGATTCCCGTTGGCGATCATCGATTTCAAGAACCCCAGCGCGGGAGCATTGGGGCGGTGCGACGACGGGGTGCTCGAACAGGTTTCGCAACTGAAGACTCGCGGACTGGGATTCAGTGCCGCTTGTGGCGAATTAAAAGAATTGCGGTGGGATGATTTTCAATTACCCGCCGGATTTCAGTTTGCTAAAGCAGGTCCCGCCGGAATTTCCAGTGTGTCGACGATGCGGGACGCTATGCAGCAGTTTCGATCAGCGTTGCCCGACGCGGTGACAAGTGTCGCAGTTGCGTACGCCGATCATGTCGAAGCGCAGTGCTTGCCCGCGGAGACGATTGCCGACCTGGCGATCGAATCCCGGACTCCGTGGCTGCTGATCGACACGGCAAGCAAGGATGGCCGGCGGTTGTTGGATTGGATATCGGCCGCGCGTTTAAAAGATCTAATCGGGCGCTGTCGCGTCCACGGAGTCCGCACGGTGTTGGCTGGTTCGCTAGCGCTGGGGGATGTCGCGCCGCTGCGCGCGTTGCAACCCGATCTGTTCGGTATTCGCGGAGCTGTCTGCGAAGCGGGACGCCGGACCGCGATCGATCCTGAAAAGATCGATTTTTGGTGTCGAGCGTTTCCGTCGGCAGCGGGCTTGTTCGATCAGTAA
- a CDS encoding DUF3419 family protein encodes MIGRWISEQMFNLVHRNQLIYNTCWEDPRLDREALDLGPSDDVVMITSAGCNALDYALCDVRSVHAVDMNPRQNALLELKLAAIRRLPNDEVFSMFGRGYLPTVVDAYQDALRADLSGFARGYWDRYINFFANPNRSFYFRGSSGAFAWMINKYIDRVAKARAGVDRMLNAETLEQQREEYHSHVFPQIWKRPVRMAMGRDSTLSMLGVPRAQRRQVERDFGGGIAGFIEHSLNHVFARLPLSDNYFWRVYLSGQYRPNCCPEYLKPENLDRLRGGLVDRVNVHTTTLTDFLSNTSVRPSRFILLDHMDWMSEHRQAALVDEWQHIADKACPEARLIWRSGGLRTDYLNDIQVNHRGSKVRVPELMSMQSDLAARLHQQDRVGTYGSFFIGHLAG; translated from the coding sequence ATGATCGGACGCTGGATTAGCGAGCAGATGTTCAATTTGGTGCATCGAAACCAGCTTATCTACAACACCTGCTGGGAGGATCCTCGATTGGATCGCGAGGCGTTGGATCTTGGCCCAAGCGATGATGTCGTGATGATCACGTCCGCCGGATGTAATGCACTCGATTACGCGTTGTGCGACGTCCGGTCGGTCCACGCTGTCGATATGAACCCACGGCAAAACGCTTTGTTAGAGCTGAAGCTGGCAGCGATTCGCCGGTTGCCCAACGACGAAGTCTTTTCGATGTTCGGTCGGGGGTACCTGCCAACGGTGGTCGATGCCTATCAAGACGCTCTGCGGGCCGACCTCTCCGGCTTCGCCAGAGGCTACTGGGATCGATACATCAACTTCTTTGCGAATCCCAATCGTTCGTTCTACTTTCGCGGCTCCTCCGGCGCGTTTGCTTGGATGATCAATAAGTATATCGATCGCGTCGCCAAGGCGCGGGCGGGTGTCGATCGCATGCTAAACGCGGAGACTTTGGAGCAACAGCGCGAAGAATATCATTCTCATGTCTTTCCACAAATTTGGAAGCGGCCGGTGCGGATGGCGATGGGACGGGATTCAACGCTTTCGATGTTGGGCGTGCCGCGCGCTCAACGCCGACAGGTCGAACGCGACTTTGGGGGTGGGATCGCTGGATTCATCGAACATTCGCTGAACCACGTGTTTGCTCGGTTGCCCTTATCCGACAACTATTTCTGGCGCGTCTATCTGTCGGGGCAATATCGTCCCAACTGTTGCCCCGAATATTTGAAGCCAGAAAATCTGGACCGCTTGCGTGGCGGTTTGGTCGATCGTGTGAACGTGCATACGACAACCTTGACCGATTTCTTGAGCAACACCTCGGTGCGCCCCAGTCGCTTCATCTTGTTAGACCATATGGATTGGATGAGTGAACATCGCCAAGCGGCATTGGTTGACGAGTGGCAACATATCGCCGACAAGGCTTGTCCCGAAGCGCGTTTGATTTGGCGTAGCGGCGGATTGCGAACCGATTATCTCAACGACATCCAAGTGAATCATCGCGGCTCGAAGGTGCGAGTTCCCGAACTGATGTCGATGCAATCCGATTTGGCGGCGCGGCTGCATCAACAAGATCGGGTTGGAACCTACGGTTCGTTTTTTATCGGCCATCTGGCTGGCTAA
- a CDS encoding class I SAM-dependent methyltransferase gives MTFFRDLKTLLQLALPIRGNTHQQRLENFYGKQADNYDVFRRRLLHGREPLWQSIEIPEGGRWVDFGGGTGANVENIADKLNRLERLEIVDLSASLLQVADRRIADRGWRNVVTHCRDVTTFTPDAPVDIVTFSYSLTMIPDWFAAVENALRILKPGGTIGVVDFYVSRKYPAESHRRHGPLTRSFWPTWFAKDNVFLSPDHLPYLESKCESSELHEDRGGLPFVPLLTVPYYRFVGKKPLPVKTQFTEGGSSQTRQQNALKGAVCETNHCSAELCP, from the coding sequence GTGACATTTTTCAGAGACCTAAAGACGTTGTTGCAATTGGCGTTGCCCATTCGTGGTAACACGCATCAGCAACGGCTTGAGAACTTCTATGGCAAACAAGCAGACAATTACGACGTATTTCGTAGGCGTTTGCTGCATGGACGCGAACCGTTGTGGCAATCGATCGAAATTCCTGAGGGAGGGCGATGGGTCGATTTTGGTGGCGGCACGGGCGCCAATGTCGAAAACATCGCCGACAAATTGAACCGCCTAGAACGCTTGGAGATCGTCGACCTGTCGGCTTCGCTGTTGCAGGTTGCCGATCGACGGATCGCCGATCGTGGTTGGCGGAATGTCGTCACCCATTGTCGTGACGTGACCACATTCACGCCCGACGCACCGGTCGACATCGTCACGTTCAGTTATTCATTGACGATGATTCCCGACTGGTTTGCTGCCGTTGAAAACGCGCTGCGGATTTTAAAACCTGGGGGAACGATAGGCGTTGTCGACTTCTACGTCTCTCGGAAATATCCGGCAGAATCCCACCGACGCCACGGTCCCCTAACACGTTCGTTTTGGCCGACTTGGTTCGCGAAGGACAATGTCTTTCTGTCACCCGATCATCTGCCCTACCTGGAATCAAAATGCGAATCCTCCGAACTGCACGAGGATCGCGGCGGGCTCCCCTTTGTCCCCTTGCTGACGGTTCCGTATTACCGGTTTGTCGGTAAGAAACCGCTCCCCGTGAAAACTCAGTTCACGGAGGGGGGTTCATCACAGACAAGGCAGCAAAACGCCCTCAAGGGGGCGGTCTGTGAGACCAACCATTGTTCGGCTGAACTGTGTCCCTAA
- a CDS encoding UDP-2,3-diacylglucosamine diphosphatase, producing MIDENAALNATDSDAGPWDLSDVRTLFISDVHLGSRFSQVGPLLDLLDRCLPQHIYLVGDLFDDRRLSRRFRWTADYTRLLARLFDFGVSGTSIHYTPGNHDTFLRGFAEDYRLLEIRDSFVHQCADGRRLAVLHGDQFDVVEKKFRWLSELGSTAYEILLATDRGLNWILRLLGARPVPLSRRLKVGVKKIVQRKSGFHDKVRDYARRNACDGVVCGHIHNPEMRSIDGILYCNTGDWIEHCTAMVEWPDGRLQVIRANELSGQRRRRPIFHRLKRRLGESIRPNVPSRVDDTQPTESSPRKG from the coding sequence ATGATCGACGAAAATGCCGCACTGAACGCTACCGATAGCGATGCGGGCCCATGGGATCTATCGGATGTGCGGACGCTGTTTATCTCCGACGTTCATTTGGGGAGTCGATTTAGTCAAGTCGGCCCGCTGTTGGACCTGTTGGATCGCTGTCTTCCTCAGCACATCTATCTCGTTGGCGATCTGTTCGATGACCGCCGCCTCAGTCGCCGTTTTCGTTGGACGGCAGACTATACACGCTTGCTTGCACGTTTGTTCGACTTCGGCGTCTCGGGAACTTCGATCCACTACACTCCGGGAAATCACGATACGTTTCTACGTGGTTTCGCCGAGGATTATCGATTGCTCGAGATCCGTGATTCGTTTGTTCACCAGTGCGCCGATGGGCGTCGGTTGGCCGTATTGCATGGCGACCAATTTGATGTGGTCGAAAAGAAGTTCCGGTGGCTTTCGGAATTGGGCTCAACCGCCTATGAAATCCTGTTGGCGACCGATCGTGGGCTCAATTGGATCTTGCGTTTACTGGGCGCTCGTCCCGTTCCTTTGAGTCGACGTTTGAAAGTGGGCGTCAAAAAAATCGTCCAACGCAAAAGTGGCTTTCATGACAAAGTGCGTGATTACGCGCGGCGAAACGCGTGTGACGGCGTTGTCTGCGGTCACATACACAACCCGGAGATGCGATCGATCGATGGCATCCTGTATTGCAACACTGGCGATTGGATCGAACATTGCACCGCGATGGTCGAGTGGCCCGATGGTCGATTGCAGGTGATTCGCGCCAACGAACTTTCGGGGCAGCGCCGACGCCGCCCGATCTTCCACCGCTTAAAGCGTCGGTTGGGAGAATCGATCCGACCGAATGTTCCTAGCAGGGTGGACGACACTCAACCAACAGAAAGCTCTCCCCGTAAGGGATAG
- a CDS encoding cytochrome-c peroxidase, with translation MNTVPLPVRAVMSSISTEPITPLLENRNLPAGKVELGRRLFHDKRLSADNSISCASCHDFAQGGSDGLETAIGYKNQRGPLNTPTVFNCSLSLAQFWDGRVASLEQQVSGPVHNPIEMATNWPDVITKLKRDKAFQRAFVKKYPRGFTEATIVDAIATFEKSLLTLHSPFDRYLLGDPSAISDDAADGYQLFKNLGCISCHQGSAVGGNMFQKFGVMEDYFCGEEANALTNKGRFNVTKRKSDLHRFKVPTLRNIALTAPYFHHGKTKTLREAIAIMAEHQLGTDLDETEIALIEAFLISLTGQIKKEWE, from the coding sequence ATGAACACGGTTCCGTTGCCGGTTCGCGCGGTCATGTCGTCGATTTCTACCGAGCCGATAACGCCACTGCTTGAAAATCGAAACCTCCCCGCGGGGAAGGTGGAACTGGGGCGACGTCTGTTCCATGACAAGCGATTGTCGGCCGACAATTCGATTTCCTGCGCGTCGTGCCACGACTTCGCCCAAGGAGGAAGCGACGGATTAGAGACTGCGATTGGCTACAAGAACCAGCGGGGGCCTTTGAACACACCAACGGTTTTCAATTGCAGTTTGTCGCTGGCCCAGTTTTGGGATGGCCGCGTTGCAAGTTTGGAACAACAGGTGTCCGGACCGGTCCACAATCCAATCGAAATGGCGACGAATTGGCCTGATGTGATTACCAAGTTGAAACGAGACAAAGCGTTTCAACGTGCGTTTGTGAAAAAATATCCTCGCGGTTTTACGGAAGCGACGATCGTTGATGCGATCGCGACCTTTGAAAAATCGTTGCTCACGCTGCATTCCCCGTTTGACCGGTATCTTCTGGGAGACCCTTCGGCGATCAGCGACGACGCGGCCGACGGCTATCAGTTGTTTAAGAACCTCGGCTGCATCTCCTGCCATCAAGGCAGCGCCGTCGGAGGAAACATGTTCCAAAAGTTTGGGGTGATGGAAGACTATTTTTGTGGTGAAGAAGCCAACGCGCTCACGAACAAAGGACGTTTCAACGTTACCAAGCGGAAATCGGATCTCCACCGATTCAAAGTGCCGACGCTGCGGAACATCGCATTGACCGCACCGTACTTCCACCACGGCAAAACAAAGACACTTCGTGAGGCGATCGCCATCATGGCGGAACATCAACTGGGAACCGATTTGGACGAAACCGAAATCGCTCTTATCGAAGCGTTTCTGATAAGCCTCACCGGCCAAATCAAGAAGGAATGGGAATGA